From the genome of Halobacteriovorax marinus SJ:
AGAATGGAACTAAGTTTGATATGATCTCAAGTGTTGTCTTATCTGGAATGTATTCAATTCCAGGGTTTATGTTAGGTATTATCCTTATTGTATTCCTTGCTGGTGGAGCTTTCTTTGAGTGGTTTCCTGTGGGTGAGTTATACTCAGACGATTACTATGATTTAGATCTTTGGGGAAAAATCGTAGATAGAACTCATCACTTTATTTTACCACTTGTCTCTTACATGATTAGTCAGTTTACAGTTCTAACTCTTCTGATGAAGAACTCACTTATTGAGGAAATTAAAAAGGACTACGTAAGAACTGCTAGAGCAAAAGGTCTAAGTGAAAAAGTTGTTTATTTAAAGCATGCTCTTAGAAATGCTTTGATTCCAATTGTGACAGGGATCGGTTCTTTCTTGGCAGTGTTCTTTGCAGGTTCTCTTCTAATTGAAACAATCTTCCAATTAGATGGAATGGGTCTACTAGGTTATCAATCACTTCTCGAGAGAGACTATAATGTTATTATGGGGCTTGTGTTTATCCAGTCTTTAATAATGCTCGTTGGTAACTTAATAAGTGACCTTTGTTATGTTCTCGTTGATCCAAGGATAGATTTCTCATGATTGAAAAACGAATTAAAAATGAATTAACACTTAAGAGGTGGAGACGTTTTAAGAGAAATAGACCTGCGGTTGTGTCAGCGGTTATTTTTATTATTTGTTTAGTCTTAACTTTTGCGGCTCCATTGATCGCAAATAGTAGACCTCTTTATTTAAATTATAAGGGAACAAGTTATTTTCCTGTCTTTAAGCAATATCATCCAACAGAGTTTGGGATAAAGACAACGTTAATAATGAACTACCGAAAACTTGAATTGTCAGATGACGATACAGCTATCTGGCCAATTATTAAGTGGAATCCTAACGAAAGTAATAGTGAAGTAGATTATTATCCAGCACCACCTACTGAAAATAATATTATGGGAACAGATGATAGAGGACGCGATGTATTCACTAGAGTTCTCTATGGTTTCAAATATAGTATTGTTTATGCTGTCGCCGTCTGGTTTATAACATTCTTGTTAGGTGTTGTTGTTGGTGGAATTAGTGGTTTCTTTGGTGGAAGAGTTGATATTCTCACTCAAAGGGCCATCGAAGTTCTAAGTACTGTTCCGCAATTCTTCTTACTTATTATCTTAATTGATATCTTTAGTCCTTCTCTGGGAATGCTTATCATCATTTCATGTCTCTTCTCATGGATTCCGATTAGCTACTATGTTAGAGGGGAGTTCTTAAAGAATAGAAAGAAAGAATTTGTTGAAGCAGCTAGAGGGATGGGTTCTAAGAATGGAAGAATCATCTTTAAGCATATTCTTCCAAACTCGCTTTCGCCTATAATTACTTTTACGCCTTTTGCAATCTCTGGTCATATCATGGGACTGGCTTCTCTTGATTACCTAGGATTTGGTCTTCCGGTTCCAACTCCATCTTGGGGAGAGCTTTTGGCCCAAGCGCAGAAGAATTTTACTATTGCATGGTGGTTGGCAGTTTATCCTGGTCTGGCCCTAGCGGCGACACTATTTCTACTAGTTCTTATTGGTGATGGTGTTCGAGATGCAATGGACCCAAAACTTTCAGAAAATTAAGAGATCTTAATACTTTAGCCCTCATTTTGAGGGCTTTTTCTTTAATAAACAGCTAAATTTTGCTCACAGTAATTCCGATAGGATACTGTGAGAGTTTATTTATTATCTATACTTCTATTCATTTTTACTTTGCAAGCAGGTGCTATAACCTGCGAAGAAAGGATATTAAATCAATACAATGATGACTTTCACCGCTTTCTAGAAGAGAAGTTTTCAGAGAATTCTAACTTAGAGCTATTTAAGACATTTGGCTTTCTTGGTAAACCGACTGAGCATGGCTTTAAGATGGTTTTAAATACTTCAATTGATGCAATGGCAGGCTCTGAGTCTATGAAGTTATTTGAACAAGCTGCGAGTGAGTTTGTTAAATCAAAGGCCAGGGGTGGGACAGATTATGAGGTCCTTAGAGGGCACCTTTTCTTTTTTCCTGAGGATTCTAACCTCGTCTGCCAATCAGCTTCTGTGTACCTAGATGAAGCGGCACCTATTTGTTCAATAAATGAGATTAAATTTAATAGTGGTCGCATTGGAGAGCTAAAGAGCTTTCTCGATAATATCTTCGAAAATATTCCTCAAATGGAGTTAGAAGAAGTTGATCCCAATCCATATAAAGTTGAAAAGAGAGTTCGCATCAATATGAAAGATGAGCTCTTTTCAAGTACGAACTTCGAACTAAAAGTCGTTGGTGGAAATTGCGATCTTGAGGGAGGCCTTAAGAGAGAGTTTAACTGTACAGCAGTACTAGGTGAGAGTATTGAGTTAAACCTTAGGGTTGAAAATTTAAATGATGACATCGTTTTAGAGGTTTCTTCTAAAGATGGATATTCCCTTAATCCAGTTGAGGGGAAAACTTATGAATATGAAATAGAGAAGAAGTCATTAAGTAAAGAAGACGAAATCCTCTCAAGTGAGAACTTTGAAATTGTATCTGGAGAGTGTAAGGGGGAAGGGACGAGAATTATCTGTGAAGCACCTTCTGAAACATATACTCTAAAAGTTATCCCAGAGGGAAAAACAAGTGAAGAGATGTCTCTAGATCTGAGTCCAAGTCATGGCTTTGAACTTAAGCTTCGACCTGATGAAAGCGCTCAGTTTAAAATTGTTCAAGCGTTCTTCTATGATTCCAGTGAAAATAGTTTAGAGGAATTGGCCAAGGTGGAGTTCGCCACTAACGACAATTGCACTGTCATATCTTCAAAAATAAAAATTTTAAAATGTAAGAAGCTTCTTGAGCCATACTCTGTCGAGGCCACTTATTCAGGTTCAGTTGTTGAGGTTAAACGCGTCGAGATTGGCTCGTTCGAAGAATTTTCACTTAAGCTGACAAGAAGTAATGCTGATTCACTTTCTCAGGATGATCAGGTTGTCGTTCTAGGTGATGGTGAAGAAATTAGTCCATCCTCATTTGATGAATATGGAATTAAATTAAATATCACGACAGATCCAAGTCATGAGTTTACGTATTCTAAATCGCAATCACTTATTTCATCAAAGAAAGAAGATGAATCTTATAGCTTGAAGATTGATTTACTTCACAATTCTAAAGTGGTTGATTCAAAAAATATTTCCATTGATAAGTATATTGCTGGTGATAATTACTTCTTTGACATCATAAAGGGAAATAGAAGATGTCAGTACCGCTTAATGAAATTTGCAGGTAATGATAACTTTCTTGGAATTGGTCAAGAAGAGTATATTAGTAAATTGATGAAGGTTGAGGTTGAGGCCAGTAGAGCTAGCTGTTCTGATGTTCAACAGGGGAAAGATTCAATCCAAGGTTTTTGTACGCTTAGAAGAGATAAGTTACAAGATAGGGTTACTATAAAGTTGATTAGTAATGGAGCAGTCGTCAGAAGTACGAGCTGTCTTATCGTTAATGAAGATTATAATGATGATGACGAGGATGAAGACGACGATAGAGTGTTTAGATCTTCTAGTAGTAGCTCTGCCTATGCAGATCAGCTAACTGATTCAATCTCTAAGGCCATTCCGAATTACTTTAGTTCAAAGTATCAAACTCAACAACCTTCATATTACAACCCGCTTATGTATAACTACGGGTACTATCCTTATTCTAATTATTCCCCAGGCTATTATCAAAGCCCGGGGTTATGGAATACGATGTATATGTTTAATCCTGCGACCTATTAATTATCATTGATCGGAATAAGTTTAATTTCCTTGGTAATTATCTTACCTTCTCGCAAGATATCAGCTTTAACAATATCTCCAACTTTGTATGCTTCAAGTACGTGGTAGATATCATCAATTGTATTTACGTTCTTTTTGTCGATCGCCAAAATTATATCTCCCGGATAGTGACGACCATATTGATCTCTTGTGAAACCTTGTAGTCCGGCCTTGCCTGCACCACCTTCTGGGTCAACATAGAGAACGACAATCCCTTTTTCTATTCCGAGTCTAGCCTTTTGGTATTCACTCGCAGGTCCAATGCCGATACCTGGTCTAGTAACTTTTCCATTTTTAATAAGATCGGGAACGACCCTTTTGATGATAGCAACTGGTACAGCAAATCCAATTCCTGCACTTGATCCTGACTTACTATAGATCACAGTATTCATACCAATGAGCTGGCCTCTAGAGTTTAGGAGAGGTCCACCGGAATTACCTGGATTAATTGAGGCATCTGTTTGGATCATTCCGTAGATTCTAACGTTTCCAATTCCCATAATCTTTCTATCAAGAGCAGATATAATTCCACTTGTAATTGTATGGTCGAGACCAAATGGATTACCTATGGCCATGGTCTTTTGTCCAACTTTTAATATTTTTGATTCACCGACTTTAATTGGATAGAGAGTCTTAGGTCTTTCTACTAACTTTAAAACTGCAACGTCTTTATTGCTAACTTTTCCAACAAGCTTGGCCTTATATTGCTTCTTGTCTCCGTGGAAAGTTATGAGAAAACTATCACCACCTTCTATCACGTGATAATTTGTGATGATATGCCCGTCAGTATCCCAGACAAAGCCAGTACCTGCACCTACTGGGATTTCTGTAGCATCGTAGTCAAAGAAACCTCTTCGTGCCTTTTTTATATTGGTAACGTTAACAACACTCTTAACAGTACTCTCAAAAACGGAAACCGTATTTTTCTCGTCTTCAAGTAAGAGGGAACTTTCTGATGACTGTGAGGCCAAGGATAAGAATAAGGAAAAAATTAAAATGACTGCTTTAATACTTTTCAAAATTACACTCCATATCTTTGAGTTTAGTTGATGGACTTCCTTTATATAGATATAATGAATTTCGTTTCTATCTGCAAGAAAGCTTTGCGTAAAAATACTGTCAACTGGGAGAAAAATCTTGGAAATTCAATACTTTAATAGAGGGAATCAAAATGTGGAGGTAGAGAAGGTCTACGGTGATGCCGGTGTGAAATGGCTATACCAGTCCAGTTTGGGAAAGTTTCTCTCTGCTCCTTTGGTTAAGGCCCCTATTAGTGTTCTCTACGGTGCGCTTCAGAGTTTTCCAATAAGTAGGTTAAAAGTCCCAGGCTTTATCAAGAATTTCGATATTAAGATGGAAGAGTTCTTGCCTGAGGAAGGCCAGACGGGTGCAGATTCTTACTCAAGCTTCAATGCTTTCTTTATACGTAAATTTAGAGAGGGAGCTAGAAGAATCAATATGGCTAAAAATATTATGCCGGCCTTTAGTGAGGCAAGGTATTTTGGATATGAAAGTATTACTGATGATAAATTAATCCCTGTTAAAGGAAAGTTTCTAAATGCAAAGGAGCTTCTTGCTAACTCAAAGTGGGAAGGGACATTTACGGATGGTCCTCTTTTATTGGCGAGACTTTGTCCTGTGGACTATCATCGTTTCCACTTTCCAGATGATGGTAAGGTTCTTGATCACTATAAAGTTGGTGGTCTTTACCACTCTGTGAATCCAATTGCTTTAAAAGAGAAACAAGATATCTTCTCTACTAATATTCGTGAAGTCACAATCATGGAGACTGAGAACTTTGGTAAGTTGGCCTATGTTGAGGTAGGCGCCATTTGTGTGGGAAGAATTGAGCAAAGTACTGACTTAACGGACTTTAAAAGAGGAGAGGAGAAAGGCTATTTTCTCTTTGGAGGTTCAACTGTCATCGTTATTGGCGAAAAAGGAAAGTGGTCTCCAAGCCAGGATATTCTAGAGTATACAGAAAAAGGTATGGAGACTTATATTCAACTCGGTGATGAAGTCGGGCTTAGTAAGTAAAGCTTGCAAAGACAGGGAAGTGGTCTGATGGATAGATCTCTTCTCTATGTTCTTTGATAATTTCAATTGATTTCGTTTTAAAGAAACGATCCGTAAGTATCCAATCGATTCTACTTCCCTCGTCGTGAACACCATCAAATTTATGAAAGCTTGTTTCTTCTTCTTTACCAAGAAATTGCCAAGCATCGTAGAGATTTGTCCACTCTCTATTGATAACTTCCCTGACATCTTCAGCAGGTGATTCGTTAAAGTCTCCTGTGAGAATAATTGGGAGGCTCTTAGTGTTTATTTTCTTTATCTCTGATATGAGAACTTGAATCTGTGATCTTCTCGTGTGAGATTTTACATGATCAAGGTGAGTATTAACGTAAATAAACTCTTTCTTTGTATCTTTAAATACTCCATGAATCCAAGTGCAGAGTCTAGGAAATGCAGAGTCAAAAGACTTTGTTCCGGCTTCGTAAGGTGTTTCACTCAGCCAAATATCTCCGCTTTCTTTTACCTCTACTGTGAGGGGATTAACGAAAATACATGGGTACATTCTCTCTGTTATCCACGAGCGGTGACCATCAATCAGAGTGTGGGCAGGTAGAAGTTGATCTAGATCTTTTAATTGAGGCTCTCTTCCTTCCTGTGTTCCGAGTAGATCGGGAGCAAAGTTATTTATGAGCTCACTGAGTAGAGACTTTCGTCCCGCCCAGTCATTTGGGGCGTCAGCAGGATTATCGAATCTAATATTTGTACTCGCTACTTTTAACATTTAGAACCCTGTGTTTCATATTGAGAACGCTTATTTAAAGGTTATTGAATAATCAACGCTTTAGCAAATATTAAAGTTGGCACCTCACTTGCTTTACATCATTAGTAATCGCCCGCAAGGGGCAGAATCAATGTTCAAATAGGGGAGAGCAATGGTCAATGTTGAAGAAATACAGAAAGATTTATTAGAGCAATATATGGCGATGTTTAAGAAGCCAACAATAGCAAATCTTTCAAGAGACTCAGGTATTCAAAAAACAAGGTTCTTTAGACTTTTAAATGGAATGGATATGAGATTGTCTGAGTTTTTAATTCTAAAGGAGAGGATTCTTACTCTATCGAATACAAACTCATCAGAGAGCTTACAAAGTATTGCTCATGAATGTGAACTTCAGCTAGAGCAGAGTGAAATTAGCGAATTAGCGCAGATGATGAAGAGAAAAATGAGAAGAGTGAACTTACGAAGAACGATAAAAATTCAAGAAAAAGCAGCATAAGGGGAGCGCATATGGATTTACTAATTGAGCAGAGATATGTACTGGAAGCCATTTCAAAGGGAGCAAAAACTCTCGATAAGATCTTGGAGTCAACAGGTCTAGATAATTCGATGATTAATAATATTATTCCTGAACTCCTGATTAATAATTTAATACAGTACAAGAATAAAGAATACTCTATTGACTTAAGTAATACTTCTCTCTGGAAAAATGAAGTTAATAAAAAGGAAAATATAAAACAAGAAATTAGAGATCTACTTTGCTCAAGCGTTGATCTAATGCATAAAGAAAAGGCCCTACATCTTAGGAAAGTTTACTTGAGTGAACTTGAAGAGAAGTTATTGAATATTGAACTGGCTAGAGTTGAGAAGCTCATTAATGATATCTATGAAAATAAAAAAGAAGTGGATAATGTTAAAAATATGAAAGTCGTCTATTGGGGCTACTCAAATTATCGAGATATGATTTCTTTAAAGGGAGCCTAACTAATAGCTCTTAGTAATTCCCTTCTTGTCTCTTGCAGTAGTTCTAAAACCTCTTCGGCCTCTTCTTCTGTGTATCTGGAGAGGCCACAGGCGGGTGCTAGCCAACAATTTAATACATTATCTCTAAGCACCGGCTTCCAATATTCAAAATTGTGGCATAGAGAAATACTCTCATCATGCGTGCTCACCACTCCTACAATTGGCGTAATACCTCTGGCCAGTAATTCATTGATAAACTCTTTTGGCTCTTCGATTAAGTTCGCATCAAATGAGAGGTGAGTAATATTATTTGAAGTTATATATTCCATAGTCACTTTATTGCAGCAGTGTAGAGCAATTGGTGAAGCATGAGATTTCATCTTCATTTGAGGATCATCAATAAAGTGAATTTCCCTTTTCATGAACTCTCTTTTGGAGTCATGAAAGCATTGTGTTTTAAATGTCCCAACTTCTTTTACTTTTTGGATAAAAAAATCAAAACACTTAAAGTCTTCAATAGTATGAATCTTTAGAGAAGATTCTATTTTTGTAAGTTCTGGTAGAAAGGGAATATCAAATTTTAGAGAAAAGTTTACAGCACTTTCAATATCTGTGTGAGGAAGGCTTCCAATTCCAGTGATGGGTAGGAGTTTATCCATCATAGCCATAGGTTTCTAGCATATCTCTTAATAGGTCAACGAGCTCATGGCGCACATCAATTCCCTCTGGAGATTCACTACAGCAACATAGATAACCCAACATTGTTGGCCAACTGGTTACTCTCTCTTCTTTCTCTAACCAGTGGTGGAAGAACTCTATGGCCACGGTCCATTCTTTTAAAGAGTATGTCGATCCATCAACGGAGTTAAAAAGTATTTCAATGGCCTTATGACCATCGGGGTTAGAGCGAGTAAATTTATAAATATACTTTACGAGAATATTAAAGGACTTTGGAGTTTCACTTGAGAGGGCGAGTTTTACCAACTCATCATCACTTAAATCTCTAGTGTGAATAATTTGTCTAGCAGCTTCAACGCTCTTGTACCAAAGTTCTTCATCACTATTCTTTGTTTTTATTGCTGACTCTAACACTTCTTTCACTTTTACTCTGGGTTATAGCCAAGATTTGGTGCAAGCCATCTCTCAACTCTCTTAATTTCCATATCTTTTCTCTTAGAGTAGTTCTCTACTTGATCTCTTGCAATCGGGCCGAGCGTAAAGTACTTAGCACCAGGGTGACAGAAATACTGTCCTGAGACTGAAGATGGAGGATTCATTGCGCAATTCTCTGTTAGAGAAACACCAATCTCACTCTCTACATTTAGAAGGTCCCACATGATAGGCTTCTCTGTGTGGTCTGGACAAGAAGGGTAGCCTGGTGCAGGTCTTATCCCTCTATACTTCTCTTTGATGAGATCTTCATTGCTGAAATTCTCTTCTTTTCCATAACCAAACTCATCTCTTATTACTTTGTGCATATATTCGGCAAAGGCTTCAGCAAGACGATCTCCAATGGCCTTAACCATAATGGCGTTGTAGTCATCGTTTCTTTGCTCATAGATTTTTGCAAACTCCTCAACTTCATGTCCCATTGTTACAACAAAGTTTCCGAGGTAATCTTCTCTTCCAGATTCCTTTGGCGCAATATAGTCACTAAGGCAGAGGTGAGGCTTATGTTCCGACTTTTCTTTTTGCTGTCTTAGATAATGAAATGTTTCAATCTTCTTTCCATTATCATCGTAGACTTCAACATCATCGCCAATAGAGTTGGCTTTGTGAATTGATACAATGGCCTTAGGTGAGAATCTCTTCTCTGCAATAACTTTTTCTAAAATAATATTAGCATCTTTAAATAAAGACTTTGCTTGCTCACCATACTTTTCATTATTTAAAATTTTAGGATAGGTACCTTTAAGTTGCCACGTCCAAAAAAGAGGTGACCAATCGATATAAGGAACAATTTCCTCAAGCGATACATCTAGATACTTCTTTATTCCAGTAAAGCTTGGAGTGGCAATCTCTTGCTTTTCCCAGTCACAAATGAACTTCCACTCTCTAGATTGCTCTAAAGATACTAATTTACTTTGATCCTGCTTGCCGAGATCAAAACGCTCTTTTAGCTTTGCTTGATGCTCTTTAAGCTCTTTCGTATAAGCAGGGGCAGTTGTAGGGTTCAAGAGTTTTGAGCATACTTCTACAACGAGAGAAGCATCTCCAACTTGGGCGACTGGTCCACTATAGTGTGGAGCAATCTTGATTGCATTGTGGGCCTTACTTGTTGTGGCCCCTCCAATCATAATTGGACAGCTAAAACCGAGCCTTTCAAATTCTTTTACGTTATAGATCATCTCATCAAGAGAAGGGGTAATCAGTCCACTCATTCCGATAATACAGGCGTCGTGCTCCTTGGCCTTTTTAATAATTTCTTCGCAGCTAACCATGACTCCTAGATCAATGACTTCGTAGCCATTACAAGCGAGAACAACTGCAACAATATTCTTTCCGATATCATGAACGTCACCTTTAACAGTAGCGATGACAAATGTTCCCTGCTTTCTAGCATTGGCATTCTTCTTTCTCTCTTCTTCCATAAATGGTTCAAGATAAGCGACGGCTGCCTTCATTACCCTGGCGGATTTAACAACTTGAGGTAGGAACATTTTCCCTGAGCCAAAAAGCTCTCCCACAACTTTCATTCCTTCCATCAAAGGTCCCTCAATAACATTGAGAGGAATTCCTAATTCTTGTCTGGCTTCTTCTGTATCTTCTTCAATATGAGTTGAAATACCTTTAACAAGGGCGTGAGTCATTCTCTCTTGAAGAGTTCCATGTCTCCACTTGTCATCTTTAACTTCTTTCTTCTTTCCCGAACCTTTAATCTTCTCAGCAAAGTCTACTAGCTTCTCTGTGGCATCTGGATGTCTATTTAACAGAACATCTTCCACCAATTGTAGGAGATTAGGTTCAATATCTTCGTAAACACCAAGCATCCCGGCGTTTACAATTCCCATATCTAATCCGGCCTTGATCGCGTGATAGAGAAATGATGAGTGAATTGCTTCTCTTACGACATTATTGCCTCGAAATGAAAAAGAAACGTTTGAAACTCCACCACTTGTTAGAACTCCTGGACAAGTTTCCTTAATTTCTTTTACCGCTTCGATAAAATCAAGAGCGTAATTATTATGCTCTTCAATTCCGGTGGCCACGGTTAGAATATTTGGGTCAAAAATAATATCTCTAGGGTCAAAGTTAACTTTTTCAACCAATATCTTATAGGCCCTTTGGCAAATTCTAACTTTATCTGCTTTATCAGCGGCTTGCCCCTCTTCATCGAAGGCCATGACTACAGTGGCCGCACCATAGGATTTGATAAGCTTTGCTTGCTCAATAAACTTCTCTTCCCCCTCTTTCAAAGAAATGGAATTTACGATTCCCTTTCCTTGCATACACTTAAGACCTTCTTCGATAACTTCCCATTTTGAACTATCAATCATTATGGGAACCTTACAAATCTCAGGCTCTGATGCTACGAGATTCATAAATTTGATCATACATGCTTTGGAGTCGAGGAGACCTTCATCAAAGTTGATATCAATAATGTTGGCACCATTCTCAACCTGTTGCCTCGCTACTTCAAGAGCTGTGTCAAAGTCACCATTTTTAATAAGCTTTGCAAACCTTGGAGAGCCCGTGACATTAGTTCTTTCTCCAACCATATAAAATGGGCGAGACTGATCTTCTCTATCAATATAGAGAGGCTCAAGACCAGAGAGGTTCATCACTTCTTTAAGAGTTGGCTTAACTCTTGGCTTTTTCTCTTCAAGCTTTTCTCTAATCGCCTTAATGTGAGAAGGTGTTGTCCCACAACATCCTCCTACAAGATTTAAGAAGCCAGAGTCTGCGTAATCTTCTAAGAATGTTGCTGTATCAATAGGTAGTTCGTCATACCCTGTATCACTCAGCGGATTGGGAAGACCTGCATTTGGATAACAACTTGTATAGCAGTCCGCAATTTGCGAAAGACGATCCATATAAGGACGCATTTCTTTAGCACCAAGAGCACAATTGATACCCACACTAAGTGGATTTGCATGTCTAACTGAATTCCAGAAGGCCTCAATTGTTTGACCAGATAGAGTTCTTCCTGATGCATCAGTAATTGTTACTGATAACATTACTGGTACTCTGTAATCTAGTTCATTAAATAATTTATCAATAGCAAAGATCGCACACTTAATATTCAAAGTGTCGAAAGTTGTTTCTGGAAGTAGGATATCAGCTCCACCTTCTAAAAGAGCTTTGGCCTGCTGATAGTAATTTTCAACTAACTCATCAAATGTAACTGCTCTGTAAGCAGGGTTGTTTACGTCTGGTGACATGGAAGCCGTCTTATTCGTTGGGCCGAGAGCTCCGGCAACAAAGCATTTTCTTGTAGGATCTTTTTGCATCATCTTTTCACATGCTCTTTTAGCAATGCGAGCGGACTCAACATTTATTTCATAAGCAAGATCCTCTAGATGGTAATCCGCCTGCCCAATTCTTGTCGCACTAAACGTATTTGTCTCGATAATATCAGAACCGGCCTCGAGGTACTTGAAGTGAACTTCTTCAATAATATCGGCGCGTGTAAGAGAGAGAAGATCATTATTTCCTTTTAGTGGACTAGCGTGATCTTTAAATCTCTCTCCTCTAAAGTCTTCTTCTTCTAACTTATATTGCTGAATCATTGTTCCCATAGCTCCATCCATGAAAACAATTCTTTTATTCAATAGCTCGAGTAATTCATTACCCATTGTTGTATATGGTTTTAATTCTGACATTTATACTTACCTAAATTTTTTAACAACCTTAATGACCGATTCAGTATCATTCATAATATAGAAGTGAAGGCAAGGAACTCCAAAGTCAGCAAGACCTTCACATTGCTTTATGGCCCACTCTAGACCAATATCTTTTACGTGGTCTTGATTAGACATAACTTCATCTACAAATTCATTTGGAAAATCCACGTAGAAATGTTTTGGAATAGAGGCCAGTTGTCTTACACTCTTAATAATCTTTATTCCTGGAATTATTGGAACAGTTATACCAGCGTCGCGGCACTCTTTAACAAAACTGA
Proteins encoded in this window:
- a CDS encoding phosphatidylserine decarboxylase; translated protein: MEIQYFNRGNQNVEVEKVYGDAGVKWLYQSSLGKFLSAPLVKAPISVLYGALQSFPISRLKVPGFIKNFDIKMEEFLPEEGQTGADSYSSFNAFFIRKFREGARRINMAKNIMPAFSEARYFGYESITDDKLIPVKGKFLNAKELLANSKWEGTFTDGPLLLARLCPVDYHRFHFPDDGKVLDHYKVGGLYHSVNPIALKEKQDIFSTNIREVTIMETENFGKLAYVEVGAICVGRIEQSTDLTDFKRGEEKGYFLFGGSTVIVIGEKGKWSPSQDILEYTEKGMETYIQLGDEVGLSK
- a CDS encoding endonuclease/exonuclease/phosphatase family protein; translation: MLKVASTNIRFDNPADAPNDWAGRKSLLSELINNFAPDLLGTQEGREPQLKDLDQLLPAHTLIDGHRSWITERMYPCIFVNPLTVEVKESGDIWLSETPYEAGTKSFDSAFPRLCTWIHGVFKDTKKEFIYVNTHLDHVKSHTRRSQIQVLISEIKKINTKSLPIILTGDFNESPAEDVREVINREWTNLYDAWQFLGKEEETSFHKFDGVHDEGSRIDWILTDRFFKTKSIEIIKEHREEIYPSDHFPVFASFTY
- a CDS encoding ABC transporter permease subunit, coding for MIEKRIKNELTLKRWRRFKRNRPAVVSAVIFIICLVLTFAAPLIANSRPLYLNYKGTSYFPVFKQYHPTEFGIKTTLIMNYRKLELSDDDTAIWPIIKWNPNESNSEVDYYPAPPTENNIMGTDDRGRDVFTRVLYGFKYSIVYAVAVWFITFLLGVVVGGISGFFGGRVDILTQRAIEVLSTVPQFFLLIILIDIFSPSLGMLIIISCLFSWIPISYYVRGEFLKNRKKEFVEAARGMGSKNGRIIFKHILPNSLSPIITFTPFAISGHIMGLASLDYLGFGLPVPTPSWGELLAQAQKNFTIAWWLAVYPGLALAATLFLLVLIGDGVRDAMDPKLSEN
- a CDS encoding ABC transporter permease subunit, with amino-acid sequence MFNYILRRILLMIPVLLGITVVTFAIINVAPGSPIEQKIQQMRFGGVGSDGGGNAGMNNTSKDSAISEEVLEALKKQYGFDKPVHVRYWIWLKNIAKLDFGESFTYEEPVLDVVSSKFPVSLQFGIVSLLFSYLICIPLGVIKAIKNGTKFDMISSVVLSGMYSIPGFMLGIILIVFLAGGAFFEWFPVGELYSDDYYDLDLWGKIVDRTHHFILPLVSYMISQFTVLTLLMKNSLIEEIKKDYVRTARAKGLSEKVVYLKHALRNALIPIVTGIGSFLAVFFAGSLLIETIFQLDGMGLLGYQSLLERDYNVIMGLVFIQSLIMLVGNLISDLCYVLVDPRIDFS
- the metH gene encoding methionine synthase; translation: MSELKPYTTMGNELLELLNKRIVFMDGAMGTMIQQYKLEEEDFRGERFKDHASPLKGNNDLLSLTRADIIEEVHFKYLEAGSDIIETNTFSATRIGQADYHLEDLAYEINVESARIAKRACEKMMQKDPTRKCFVAGALGPTNKTASMSPDVNNPAYRAVTFDELVENYYQQAKALLEGGADILLPETTFDTLNIKCAIFAIDKLFNELDYRVPVMLSVTITDASGRTLSGQTIEAFWNSVRHANPLSVGINCALGAKEMRPYMDRLSQIADCYTSCYPNAGLPNPLSDTGYDELPIDTATFLEDYADSGFLNLVGGCCGTTPSHIKAIREKLEEKKPRVKPTLKEVMNLSGLEPLYIDREDQSRPFYMVGERTNVTGSPRFAKLIKNGDFDTALEVARQQVENGANIIDINFDEGLLDSKACMIKFMNLVASEPEICKVPIMIDSSKWEVIEEGLKCMQGKGIVNSISLKEGEEKFIEQAKLIKSYGAATVVMAFDEEGQAADKADKVRICQRAYKILVEKVNFDPRDIIFDPNILTVATGIEEHNNYALDFIEAVKEIKETCPGVLTSGGVSNVSFSFRGNNVVREAIHSSFLYHAIKAGLDMGIVNAGMLGVYEDIEPNLLQLVEDVLLNRHPDATEKLVDFAEKIKGSGKKKEVKDDKWRHGTLQERMTHALVKGISTHIEEDTEEARQELGIPLNVIEGPLMEGMKVVGELFGSGKMFLPQVVKSARVMKAAVAYLEPFMEEERKKNANARKQGTFVIATVKGDVHDIGKNIVAVVLACNGYEVIDLGVMVSCEEIIKKAKEHDACIIGMSGLITPSLDEMIYNVKEFERLGFSCPIMIGGATTSKAHNAIKIAPHYSGPVAQVGDASLVVEVCSKLLNPTTAPAYTKELKEHQAKLKERFDLGKQDQSKLVSLEQSREWKFICDWEKQEIATPSFTGIKKYLDVSLEEIVPYIDWSPLFWTWQLKGTYPKILNNEKYGEQAKSLFKDANIILEKVIAEKRFSPKAIVSIHKANSIGDDVEVYDDNGKKIETFHYLRQQKEKSEHKPHLCLSDYIAPKESGREDYLGNFVVTMGHEVEEFAKIYEQRNDDYNAIMVKAIGDRLAEAFAEYMHKVIRDEFGYGKEENFSNEDLIKEKYRGIRPAPGYPSCPDHTEKPIMWDLLNVESEIGVSLTENCAMNPPSSVSGQYFCHPGAKYFTLGPIARDQVENYSKRKDMEIKRVERWLAPNLGYNPE
- a CDS encoding S1C family serine protease; this translates as MKSIKAVILIFSLFLSLASQSSESSLLLEDEKNTVSVFESTVKSVVNVTNIKKARRGFFDYDATEIPVGAGTGFVWDTDGHIITNYHVIEGGDSFLITFHGDKKQYKAKLVGKVSNKDVAVLKLVERPKTLYPIKVGESKILKVGQKTMAIGNPFGLDHTITSGIISALDRKIMGIGNVRIYGMIQTDASINPGNSGGPLLNSRGQLIGMNTVIYSKSGSSAGIGFAVPVAIIKRVVPDLIKNGKVTRPGIGIGPASEYQKARLGIEKGIVVLYVDPEGGAGKAGLQGFTRDQYGRHYPGDIILAIDKKNVNTIDDIYHVLEAYKVGDIVKADILREGKIITKEIKLIPINDN